A part of Pararoseomonas sp. SCSIO 73927 genomic DNA contains:
- a CDS encoding LysR substrate-binding domain-containing protein — protein sequence MELRHLRYFVAVAEEGSLSVAAEKRLHTAQPSLSRQLRDLETEVGAQLFTRSSRGVELTLAGRAFLDHARLALGQAAEAVAAARRAVRPPKASFSVGFLTGQEVEWLPHVTAVLRNQLKDIDFRVSSDFSPDIAEAVQRGEIDLGFSRVEPQPDVSYKVIAHEPILVILPGDHPLAAKAEIDARELDPEAFIGYSDTPHVLRAIVERYFRDRGVVVSPSHFLDGFATGISLVASTRGVTLLPAYVVPLLPGSVVSRPLKGNAPVIEVAAGYRADNPSPVLDSFLERLDELISSRAAAQRLER from the coding sequence ATGGAGTTGCGGCACCTGCGGTACTTCGTGGCCGTGGCCGAGGAGGGAAGCCTCAGCGTCGCGGCGGAGAAGCGGCTCCACACCGCGCAGCCGTCGCTGAGCCGCCAGTTGCGGGACTTGGAGACCGAAGTCGGCGCCCAGCTATTCACCCGCAGCTCGCGCGGGGTGGAGCTGACGCTCGCGGGGCGGGCCTTCCTCGATCATGCCCGGCTCGCGCTCGGCCAGGCGGCGGAAGCCGTCGCCGCGGCGCGGCGCGCGGTCCGCCCGCCCAAGGCGAGCTTCTCGGTCGGCTTCCTCACGGGGCAGGAAGTGGAGTGGCTGCCGCACGTGACAGCCGTGCTCCGCAACCAGCTTAAGGACATCGACTTCAGGGTCTCGAGCGACTTCTCGCCGGACATCGCCGAGGCGGTCCAGCGCGGGGAGATCGATCTTGGCTTCTCGCGGGTCGAGCCGCAGCCGGATGTCAGCTACAAGGTCATCGCGCACGAGCCGATCCTCGTGATCCTGCCGGGCGATCACCCCCTGGCCGCCAAGGCCGAGATCGACGCGCGCGAGCTCGATCCGGAGGCGTTCATCGGGTACTCGGACACGCCGCACGTCCTGCGGGCGATCGTCGAGCGGTACTTCCGGGACCGGGGCGTCGTCGTGTCGCCGAGCCATTTCCTGGACGGCTTCGCGACGGGCATCTCGCTCGTCGCCTCGACGCGGGGCGTCACGCTTCTCCCGGCCTATGTCGTGCCGCTGCTGCCCGGCTCGGTGGTGAGCAGGCCGCTAAAAGGGAATGCCCCCGTCATCGAGGTCGCGGCCGGCTACCGGGCCGACAATCCCTCGCCCGTGCTGGACAGCTTCCTGGAGCGGCTCGACGAACTCATTTCCTCCCGCGCAGCGGCGCAGCGGCTGGAACGGTGA
- a CDS encoding LysR substrate-binding domain-containing protein: MITPDWVTLRILLAAAELGSLTRAAARCGMVTSAAAKRLQQLEAACGMALLERGPRGVRPTPAGELLIRHARAAQDGLARLGDDLRALAAGGLGSVRLHATTSCIAGHGLSEALAGFARARPRIHVELQEETSLVILQNLLEGQAEIGIVTIGGAVPAGLEAHPWREDRLLAVMRDDHPLAGQAEVGFGTVLDEPLISAVESGALTLLLEEQAQRLGRRPRYRFRVAGTDACRRLVAAGHGIAVMPEGMARPYEAALGLAGVPLSDGWALRRLRLVARPADRLAQPARMLLEHLLEAEPHPGPSGKRSPPVKAAAAK; this comes from the coding sequence ATGATTACCCCCGATTGGGTCACGCTTCGCATCCTCCTGGCGGCCGCGGAGCTGGGCAGCCTGACCCGCGCCGCCGCGCGCTGCGGCATGGTCACCTCCGCCGCGGCGAAGCGCCTGCAGCAGCTGGAGGCGGCCTGCGGCATGGCGCTGCTGGAGCGCGGTCCGCGCGGCGTGCGGCCGACGCCCGCGGGCGAGCTGCTCATCCGCCACGCCCGCGCCGCCCAGGACGGGCTGGCGCGGCTGGGCGACGACCTGCGCGCCCTGGCGGCCGGCGGGCTGGGCAGCGTGCGGCTGCACGCCACCACCTCCTGCATTGCCGGCCACGGCCTGTCGGAGGCGCTGGCGGGCTTCGCCAGGGCGCGTCCCCGCATCCATGTGGAGCTGCAGGAGGAGACGAGCCTCGTCATCCTGCAGAACCTTCTGGAGGGGCAGGCGGAGATCGGGATCGTCACCATCGGCGGCGCCGTGCCCGCCGGGCTGGAGGCGCATCCCTGGCGCGAGGACCGGCTGCTGGCGGTGATGCGCGACGACCATCCGCTGGCGGGCCAGGCGGAAGTCGGGTTCGGCACGGTGCTGGACGAGCCTCTGATCAGCGCGGTGGAGAGCGGTGCGCTCACCCTGCTCCTGGAGGAGCAGGCGCAGCGCCTGGGGCGCCGGCCGCGCTACCGCTTCCGGGTGGCCGGCACGGATGCCTGCCGCCGGCTGGTGGCCGCCGGCCACGGCATCGCCGTGATGCCGGAGGGCATGGCCCGGCCCTACGAGGCCGCGCTCGGCTTGGCCGGCGTGCCCCTCTCGGATGGTTGGGCCCTGCGCCGGCTGCGGCTGGTGGCCCGCCCGGCGGACCGGTTGGCCCAGCCCGCGCGGATGCTGCTGGAGCACCTGCTGGAGGCGGAGCCGCACCCCGGCCCCAGCGGGAAGCGTTCACCGCCGGTGAAAGCGGCGGCCGCGAAATAG
- a CDS encoding hydroxymethylglutaryl-CoA lyase has protein sequence MVTVREVGPRDGLQMAKPVMPTAAKLRWIAAMVAAGVREMEVASFVPPAALPQMADAAEVVRAVRAAHPSLRVVALAPNLRGAQNAAAAGAQAIILPVSASEAHSRANVRRARAEQVAEVSRVVEWARGLGAAAPSIEAGISTAFGCSLQGRVPEEEVVALAAELARAGADVVALADTLGYATPSQVRRLVRAVRAEVGAERFGNLHLHDTLGTALANALAALEEGVRGFDAALGGLGGCPYAPGSVGNVCTEDLVHMLESEGFDTGIDLPALIASREALRAGLPDEPLHGRVAAAGLPRTYRPARAAAPGGEVTPAARTRLPLEGLRVVEFSHMVMGPSCGMVLADLGADVIKVEPAPGGDNTRRLTGLAAGFFSTFNRNKRSLCVDMKRPAGIALVKRLAAEADVVLENFRPGAMEKLGLGHAALSALNPRLIYLSCKGFLPGPYENRAALDEVVQMMGGLAYMTGRPGEPMRAGTSVNDILGGVFGAVAVLAALREREATGRGGLVQSGLFETNMLLVAQHMAAAAITGQNPPPFGDKALPKPWPLYDVFDSADPGRQVFVGTVTTTQWQAFCAEFGLEALRDDPSLATMQQLAAGRPRILEQVAGVFRGIPQAELMARFERLGLPFAPIAKPADLFGDPHLNASGGLLPVEMAAGSGAALAMPVAGIPALPVLLRGGRTGLRRQPPSPGEHAVEIAREAGLEEAEIAALLADGTLHAGSRTAMAAE, from the coding sequence ATGGTCACGGTGCGGGAGGTGGGGCCGCGTGACGGCCTCCAGATGGCGAAGCCGGTGATGCCGACGGCGGCCAAGCTGCGCTGGATCGCGGCGATGGTCGCCGCCGGGGTAAGGGAGATGGAGGTGGCGAGCTTCGTGCCTCCCGCCGCGCTTCCGCAGATGGCGGATGCGGCGGAGGTGGTGCGGGCGGTCCGCGCCGCTCATCCTTCCCTGCGGGTGGTGGCCCTGGCCCCGAACCTGCGCGGCGCGCAGAACGCCGCCGCCGCCGGCGCGCAGGCCATCATCCTCCCCGTCTCCGCCTCGGAGGCGCATAGCCGGGCCAATGTCCGCCGCGCCCGCGCCGAGCAGGTGGCCGAGGTGTCGCGGGTGGTGGAGTGGGCGCGCGGGCTGGGCGCCGCGGCGCCCAGCATCGAGGCGGGGATCTCCACCGCCTTCGGCTGCTCCCTCCAGGGCCGCGTGCCGGAGGAGGAGGTGGTCGCCCTCGCGGCGGAGCTCGCCCGCGCCGGCGCGGACGTGGTCGCCCTGGCGGACACGCTGGGCTACGCCACGCCGTCGCAGGTCCGCCGCCTGGTCCGGGCCGTGCGGGCGGAGGTGGGGGCGGAGCGCTTCGGTAACCTGCACCTGCACGACACGCTCGGCACCGCGCTGGCGAACGCCCTGGCCGCGCTGGAGGAAGGGGTGCGCGGCTTCGACGCGGCGCTCGGTGGTCTCGGCGGCTGCCCCTACGCCCCGGGCTCGGTCGGCAATGTCTGCACCGAGGACCTCGTCCACATGCTGGAGTCCGAGGGTTTTGACACCGGCATCGACCTGCCGGCCCTGATCGCGTCGCGGGAGGCGCTGCGGGCCGGGCTGCCGGACGAGCCCCTGCACGGCCGCGTCGCCGCCGCCGGGCTTCCCCGCACCTATCGCCCGGCTCGCGCGGCGGCGCCCGGGGGCGAGGTTACGCCCGCCGCAAGGACGCGCCTGCCGCTGGAAGGCCTGCGCGTCGTCGAGTTCAGCCACATGGTCATGGGCCCGAGCTGCGGCATGGTGCTGGCGGATCTCGGCGCCGACGTGATCAAGGTGGAGCCCGCGCCGGGCGGCGACAACACGCGGCGCCTGACAGGACTGGCGGCCGGGTTCTTCAGCACCTTCAATCGGAACAAGCGCAGCCTCTGCGTGGACATGAAGCGGCCGGCCGGCATCGCCCTGGTGAAGCGGCTGGCGGCGGAGGCGGACGTGGTGCTGGAGAACTTCCGGCCGGGCGCCATGGAGAAGCTCGGCCTGGGCCACGCGGCGCTCTCGGCACTCAACCCGCGCCTGATCTACCTCTCCTGCAAGGGCTTCCTGCCCGGCCCCTACGAGAACCGCGCCGCGCTGGACGAGGTGGTGCAGATGATGGGCGGGCTGGCCTACATGACCGGCCGGCCGGGCGAGCCGATGCGCGCCGGCACCTCGGTCAACGACATCCTGGGCGGCGTCTTCGGCGCGGTCGCCGTCCTCGCGGCGCTGCGGGAACGGGAAGCGACCGGGCGGGGCGGGCTGGTGCAGTCCGGCCTGTTCGAGACGAACATGCTGCTGGTGGCGCAGCACATGGCCGCCGCCGCCATCACCGGCCAGAACCCGCCGCCCTTCGGCGACAAGGCGCTGCCCAAGCCGTGGCCGCTCTACGACGTGTTCGACAGCGCCGATCCCGGGCGCCAGGTCTTCGTCGGCACGGTGACGACGACGCAGTGGCAGGCCTTCTGCGCCGAGTTCGGGCTGGAGGCGCTGCGGGACGACCCCTCGCTGGCCACCATGCAGCAGCTTGCGGCCGGGCGCCCGCGGATCCTGGAGCAGGTGGCCGGGGTGTTCCGGGGCATCCCCCAGGCCGAGCTGATGGCGCGCTTCGAGCGGCTGGGCCTGCCCTTCGCGCCCATCGCCAAGCCCGCCGACCTGTTCGGCGACCCGCACCTCAACGCCTCTGGCGGGCTGCTGCCGGTGGAGATGGCGGCCGGGTCCGGCGCCGCCCTGGCCATGCCCGTGGCCGGCATCCCGGCGCTGCCCGTGCTGCTCCGCGGCGGGCGCACCGGCCTGCGCCGCCAACCGCCGAGCCCCGGCGAGCACGCCGTGGAAATTGCCCGGGAGGCCGGGCTGGAGGAGGCGGAGATCGCTGCCCTGCTGGCGGACGGCACGCTGCACGCGGGGAGCCGGACGGCCATGGCCGCCGAGTGA
- a CDS encoding tripartite tricarboxylate transporter substrate-binding protein, which translates to MTTLSRRGAAKLLLAAAGIAAAPRAFAQAWPSRPVRIVVPFPPGQANDIFCRLLADKASENRFRANRVVTENRPGAGGTIGMQAVARAAPDGYTLGFGSLASLAINPAIMRNMPYDAERDFAPVIRVFQAPLLLLVSKDGPRDVAELVRRLRAGGMNYGSSGPGSTQHMGSELFLQGIGAQAQHIPYRGSGPVMTDLMAGSLGFVMESTASAIPLVRDGQVRALAVTDTARRPQLPEVPTLEEATGLTDVTTLGSGGIVAPASTPPAVIETLHEAFGEAMRDPAIRARFEEQATTPLAEGPAGFAAFLRAEQSKWKRVAERGKIVIE; encoded by the coding sequence ATGACCACCCTGTCCCGCCGCGGCGCGGCGAAGCTTCTCCTCGCCGCCGCCGGCATCGCCGCCGCGCCGCGCGCCTTCGCCCAGGCCTGGCCCTCCAGGCCGGTGCGGATCGTCGTGCCCTTCCCGCCGGGGCAGGCGAACGACATCTTCTGCCGCCTGCTCGCCGACAAGGCTTCCGAGAACCGGTTCCGCGCGAACCGCGTGGTGACGGAGAACCGGCCGGGCGCGGGCGGCACCATCGGCATGCAGGCCGTCGCCCGCGCGGCGCCCGACGGCTACACGCTCGGCTTCGGCAGCCTCGCGAGCCTCGCCATCAACCCCGCCATCATGCGGAACATGCCCTACGACGCGGAGCGGGACTTCGCCCCCGTCATCCGCGTCTTCCAGGCGCCGCTGCTGCTGCTGGTGTCGAAGGATGGTCCGCGCGACGTGGCGGAACTCGTCCGCAGGCTCCGCGCGGGCGGGATGAACTACGGGTCCAGCGGCCCCGGCTCCACCCAGCACATGGGAAGCGAGCTGTTCCTGCAGGGCATCGGCGCCCAGGCGCAGCACATTCCCTACCGCGGCTCCGGCCCCGTGATGACGGACCTGATGGCGGGATCGCTCGGCTTCGTCATGGAGAGCACGGCTTCCGCCATTCCCCTGGTCCGGGACGGGCAGGTGCGGGCGCTGGCGGTGACGGACACCGCGCGCCGGCCCCAGCTTCCGGAAGTGCCGACCCTGGAGGAGGCGACGGGGCTGACGGACGTCACCACCCTCGGCTCCGGCGGGATCGTGGCGCCGGCATCCACCCCGCCGGCGGTGATCGAGACCCTCCACGAGGCCTTCGGGGAGGCAATGCGGGACCCGGCCATCCGCGCCCGCTTCGAGGAGCAGGCCACCACGCCGCTCGCCGAGGGGCCGGCTGGGTTCGCCGCCTTCCTGAGGGCGGAGCAGTCCAAGTGGAAGAGGGTCGCGGAGCGTGGGAAGATCGTGATCGAGTAG
- a CDS encoding gamma carbonic anhydrase family protein, translated as MALYALGGTAPSLPEAGRFWIAPDAQVIGDVALEEDVSFWFGAVARGDNTRIAIGARTNIQEGAMLHSDPGAPLTIGADVTVGHHAILHGCTVGDRSLIGMGATVLNKARIGRCCIVGANALVTEGKEFPDFSLIVGAPAKVVRALDPAVEGTLLDSAARYVANWRRFSAGLRRLD; from the coding sequence ATGGCACTCTACGCGCTGGGCGGAACGGCACCGTCGCTGCCGGAGGCGGGGCGTTTCTGGATCGCGCCGGACGCGCAGGTCATCGGCGACGTCGCCCTGGAGGAGGATGTGAGCTTCTGGTTCGGCGCCGTGGCGCGCGGGGACAACACCCGCATCGCGATCGGCGCGCGCACCAACATCCAGGAGGGCGCGATGCTGCACTCCGACCCGGGCGCCCCCCTCACCATCGGCGCCGACGTCACGGTCGGCCACCACGCCATCCTGCATGGCTGCACGGTGGGGGACCGCTCGCTGATCGGTATGGGCGCCACCGTGCTGAACAAGGCGCGGATCGGGCGCTGCTGCATCGTCGGCGCCAATGCCCTGGTGACGGAGGGCAAGGAGTTCCCGGACTTCTCCCTCATCGTCGGCGCGCCGGCCAAGGTCGTGCGCGCGCTGGATCCGGCGGTGGAGGGCACGCTCCTCGACTCGGCGGCGCGCTACGTCGCCAACTGGCGCCGCTTCTCGGCCGGGCTGCGGCGGCTGGACTGA
- a CDS encoding tautomerase family protein — MPHVIVKLFTGRSEEQKARISELVARAIMEGAGSDEASVSVGIEEVEPSRWTEAVYGPDIQGRQDTLYRMPGYGPLAGTPLSRR; from the coding sequence ATGCCCCACGTCATCGTCAAGCTCTTCACCGGCCGGTCGGAGGAGCAGAAGGCCAGGATCTCCGAGCTGGTGGCACGGGCCATCATGGAAGGCGCCGGCAGTGACGAGGCCTCCGTCTCGGTCGGGATCGAGGAGGTCGAGCCCTCCCGGTGGACGGAGGCGGTGTACGGGCCGGACATCCAGGGGCGGCAGGACACGCTCTACAGGATGCCCGGCTACGGCCCGCTGGCCGGAACGCCCCTCTCCCGGCGCTGA
- a CDS encoding cupin domain-containing protein has protein sequence MEIRRAGSQPSGKGPAEYFTGTVRIDPLFAPDEPARVAGALVTFEPGARTAWHTHPLGQTLIVTQGLGWAQREGGPVEEIRPGDVVWFPPGERHWHGATPTTAMSHIAVQEKLDGSPVDWLEHVTDAQYRAR, from the coding sequence ATGGAGATCAGGCGCGCGGGCTCCCAGCCCTCCGGCAAGGGGCCGGCCGAGTACTTCACCGGCACAGTCCGCATCGACCCGCTCTTCGCGCCGGACGAGCCGGCGCGCGTGGCCGGTGCCCTCGTCACCTTCGAGCCCGGGGCGCGGACGGCCTGGCACACCCACCCGCTCGGCCAGACCCTGATCGTCACCCAGGGCCTGGGCTGGGCGCAGCGCGAGGGCGGCCCGGTCGAGGAGATCCGCCCGGGCGACGTGGTGTGGTTCCCGCCCGGCGAGAGGCACTGGCACGGCGCGACGCCGACCACGGCCATGAGCCACATCGCAGTGCAGGAGAAGCTCGACGGCTCCCCCGTGGACTGGCTGGAGCACGTGACGGACGCGCAGTACCGGGCGCGCTGA
- a CDS encoding LysR substrate-binding domain-containing protein → MPALQRLLPEFPDIKVEIVIDYGLTDIVAERLDAGIRRGETVAQGMISVPIGAPLRMTVFGSPAYFAGREKPAKPQDLTAHSCIDLRLPTRGGLYAWEFGTARRQLRVRVEGQLVFNSTALILAAATAGLGLGYLTEQQVRPHLQDGRLVRVLADWCEPFPGHHLYYPSRRQQTPAFSLFVEALRHEG, encoded by the coding sequence ATGCCGGCCCTGCAGAGGCTGCTGCCGGAGTTCCCGGACATCAAGGTGGAGATCGTCATCGACTACGGCCTGACCGACATCGTGGCCGAGAGGCTCGACGCCGGCATCCGGCGCGGCGAGACGGTGGCGCAGGGCATGATCTCCGTTCCCATCGGGGCGCCGTTGCGGATGACCGTTTTCGGCTCTCCCGCCTATTTCGCCGGGCGGGAGAAGCCGGCGAAGCCGCAGGACCTCACCGCCCATAGTTGCATCGACCTGCGGCTGCCGACCCGTGGCGGCCTCTATGCCTGGGAGTTCGGGACGGCGAGGCGACAGCTGCGGGTCCGGGTCGAAGGGCAGCTCGTCTTCAACAGCACCGCGCTCATCCTCGCGGCGGCGACGGCAGGGTTGGGGCTGGGCTACCTGACGGAGCAGCAGGTCCGGCCCCACCTGCAGGACGGGCGGCTCGTTCGTGTGCTCGCGGACTGGTGCGAGCCCTTCCCGGGACACCACCTCTACTACCCGAGCCGGCGGCAGCAGACCCCGGCATTCTCCCTGTTCGTTGAGGCTCTCCGCCACGAGGGCTGA
- a CDS encoding amino acid ABC transporter substrate-binding protein: MESRSPTLDAVRARRLLLCGVSGESPGFSLPDSRGEMRGLDADTCRAVAAAALGDAGLVRFVPLSPQARFTALQSGEVDLLVRNTSWTLSREASLGLTMAWVNFHDGTAFVVKSDAGVTSAKALDGATVCLLQGTTTELDVAAYFRANGLRFTPVLFGGVAETGAAFLAGRCDAWANDASYLGAFRATQPDKGLVILPERISSEPVGAMVRKGDDRWFDLVRWTGAALVAAEEAGVTSANAAEQRRSTADPSVQRLLGTQGDLGVALGVDNAWAFNLISQVGNYGEMWERSLAPLGIERGANRLASQGGLMYAPPMR; this comes from the coding sequence GTGGAAAGCAGGTCGCCCACGCTCGATGCCGTGCGTGCCCGGCGCCTGCTTCTCTGCGGTGTATCCGGCGAGTCGCCGGGCTTCTCCCTGCCCGACAGCCGCGGCGAGATGCGCGGGCTCGACGCCGACACATGCCGCGCCGTCGCCGCTGCCGCTCTGGGCGATGCGGGGCTGGTGCGCTTTGTCCCCCTGTCGCCGCAGGCGCGCTTCACGGCCCTGCAATCGGGCGAGGTGGACCTGCTGGTGCGCAACACCAGCTGGACGCTGAGCCGGGAAGCCTCGCTTGGCCTGACGATGGCCTGGGTCAACTTCCACGACGGTACCGCCTTCGTCGTGAAGAGCGATGCCGGAGTGACCTCGGCGAAGGCCCTGGACGGCGCCACGGTCTGCCTGCTGCAGGGCACCACGACAGAGCTGGACGTCGCGGCCTATTTCCGGGCCAATGGCCTCCGCTTCACGCCCGTCCTGTTCGGCGGGGTGGCGGAGACCGGGGCCGCCTTCCTGGCCGGGCGGTGCGACGCCTGGGCCAACGACGCCTCTTACCTCGGGGCTTTCCGGGCCACCCAGCCGGACAAGGGGCTGGTTATCCTACCCGAGCGGATCAGCTCCGAACCGGTGGGAGCCATGGTGCGCAAGGGCGATGATCGCTGGTTCGATCTGGTGCGATGGACGGGGGCGGCGCTGGTCGCGGCCGAGGAGGCCGGGGTGACGAGCGCGAACGCCGCCGAGCAGAGGCGCTCCACCGCCGACCCGTCGGTGCAGCGCCTGCTCGGTACGCAGGGAGACCTGGGCGTGGCGCTGGGCGTGGACAACGCCTGGGCGTTCAACCTGATCAGCCAGGTCGGTAATTACGGGGAGATGTGGGAACGAAGCCTCGCGCCGCTGGGTATCGAGCGCGGTGCCAACCGCCTCGCCTCGCAGGGCGGCCTCATGTACGCGCCGCCGATGCGCTGA
- a CDS encoding ATP-binding protein → MAFKRLDAETFKSQLRQYLTPARAIASPQHLKGRAKTLTQIERAFNSDGKHIFIYGDRGVGKTSLAQTAAYLRQSSDARPLLVSCGGARFLDTVRDAVKQSLPAGDAVFQKKVEHKLKAGIGGFGYDMTRSLTSGVLPPFETLNDAVQLLSVVSELLSREPVIIFDEFDQLADDAERKVCAELIKAVSDRSVGVRFIFCGIGTSLEDLIGVHLSTGRYLSPVQLDRLTHDARWQIVEDAAQAIGVTISRPHQIRIGQISDGFPSYVHLMTEQILWSMYDDPVPVGICSQEHFASGVRQAVQETETTLKIIYDRATQKYSDDYQEVLWALADDHLLRRQTTDIYEKSYLRIMGERRHRKRLTKRQFSDRLNKLKTSRHGEIILGKGAGWYEFRENIVRGYVRLRAENEGVRIGTEGYG, encoded by the coding sequence GTGGCTTTTAAGCGGCTCGACGCCGAGACGTTCAAGTCGCAACTGCGGCAGTACCTTACGCCGGCGCGCGCGATCGCCAGCCCTCAGCACTTGAAGGGGCGGGCCAAGACGCTCACCCAGATCGAGCGGGCCTTCAATTCAGACGGCAAGCACATCTTCATCTACGGCGACCGCGGAGTAGGAAAGACGTCGCTGGCCCAGACCGCCGCCTACCTTCGGCAGTCGAGCGACGCCCGGCCGCTCCTGGTGAGCTGCGGCGGGGCGCGGTTTCTCGACACGGTGCGGGACGCGGTGAAGCAGAGCCTTCCGGCCGGGGACGCCGTGTTCCAGAAGAAGGTGGAGCACAAGCTGAAGGCGGGGATCGGCGGCTTCGGCTACGACATGACCCGAAGCCTGACCAGCGGCGTCTTGCCGCCGTTCGAGACCCTGAACGACGCGGTGCAGCTCCTGAGCGTGGTCTCCGAGCTGCTCTCCCGCGAACCGGTCATTATCTTCGACGAGTTCGACCAGCTGGCGGATGACGCCGAACGCAAGGTCTGCGCCGAGCTGATCAAGGCGGTGTCCGACCGGTCAGTCGGAGTGCGCTTTATCTTCTGCGGCATCGGGACCAGTCTGGAAGATCTGATCGGAGTGCACCTCTCGACAGGTCGCTACCTCTCCCCGGTACAGCTCGACCGGCTAACCCACGACGCCAGGTGGCAGATCGTCGAGGACGCCGCCCAGGCAATCGGGGTAACCATCTCCCGCCCGCACCAAATCCGCATTGGGCAGATCAGCGACGGGTTCCCGTCCTACGTTCACCTCATGACCGAGCAGATCCTGTGGAGCATGTACGACGATCCCGTTCCGGTCGGCATCTGCTCCCAGGAGCATTTCGCCAGCGGGGTGCGCCAAGCCGTCCAGGAAACCGAGACAACCCTGAAGATCATCTATGACCGCGCTACCCAGAAATACTCCGACGACTACCAGGAGGTGCTTTGGGCCCTTGCAGACGACCACCTGCTGCGCCGCCAGACAACCGACATCTATGAGAAGTCCTACCTTCGCATCATGGGCGAGCGGCGGCATCGGAAGCGACTAACCAAGCGCCAGTTCTCCGACCGCCTCAACAAGTTGAAGACCTCCCGCCACGGGGAGATCATCCTCGGTAAGGGGGCGGGCTGGTACGAGTTCCGCGAGAATATTGTCCGCGGCTATGTCAGGCTCCGGGCGGAGAACGAGGGAGTTCGGATCGGCACGGAGGGGTACGGATGA